One part of the Rutidosis leptorrhynchoides isolate AG116_Rl617_1_P2 chromosome 1, CSIRO_AGI_Rlap_v1, whole genome shotgun sequence genome encodes these proteins:
- the LOC139881569 gene encoding uncharacterized protein has translation MLPEKSVTPSWVFRSTIQWSFKVLILAVLLGMFIFFFGTIDITDFHKDFLTKADGKLVITTLNSTTTNHHLQPNITVQQTNTHQTQTRIPPDPVPLNWVSSKLDPNYSTNLLTQWLEPGGEPCKDSVTEDIFIHGLDNYNPRNQTLRLSAGPIHEYVIQTLDIYGNRRCLGGDYFETDLSGDTWKSRPPVRDFSNGNYSFTLQVHPDFSGIYNLTIILLFRHYQGLKFSPERFAVERILRVIPITFYKNSNSKDPKLPELKKCVKKDYTRDVWSGRWTRPGKFKECPVGNDGRYRCLKSNYPCKKPWCDGPLGSVESNGWVYSTHCSFKLFDSKSAWDCLSNRWLFFWGDSNHCDTIRNMLNFVLNYEIKTVPRLFDMNITNPRDPRQTFRVTSVFNGHYNHTGNYQGLNSLYNDEYKEYLKGYFSGHIVPDTLVMNSGLHDGVYWPNLRRFIKGAHDAAKFWAEVMDGVRRRNVVVPEVVYRTTVATGGYARRLVFNPNKMEAFNGVFVDKLRKFGVIDYVVDHFDMTYPWHYDNRCNDGVHYGRAPAKMRWRDGQIGHQYFVDLMLCHVLLNVLCSK, from the coding sequence ATGTTACCGGAAAAATCAGTTACTCCGTCATGGGTATTCCGGTCCACAATTCAGTGGTCATTTAAAGTCTTAATCTTAGCTGTTCTTCTTGGTATGTTCATCTTCTTCTTTGGTACCATCGACATCACTGATTTCCACAAAGATTTCTTAACTAAAGCCGATGGCAAACTTGTAATTACGACCCTCAACtccaccaccacaaaccaccaccttCAACCAAACATCACCGTCCAACAAACTAACACCCACCAAACTCAAACCCGAATCCCACCAGATCCGGTACCACTCAACTGGGTTTCATCCAAACTTGACCCGAACTACTCCACAAATTTACTAACTCAATGGTTAGAACCAGGTGGTGAGCCTTGTAAAGATTCTGTAACAGAGGACATCTTTATTCACGGTTTGGATAACTACAATCCTCGCAACCAAACACTCCGGTTAAGTGCCGGTCCTATCCACGAATACGTTATCCAAACGCTGGATATATACGGTAACCGACGGTGTTTGGGTGGTGATTATTTTGAAACCGATTTATCAGGTGACACGTGGAAATCACGTCCTCCTGTTCGAGATTTTAGTAACGGAAATTACTCTTTTACCCTTCAAGTTCACCCCGATTTTTCCGGAATTTATAATCTAACAATTATTTTACTCTTTAGACATTACCAAGGTTTAAAATTCTCGCCGGAAAGATTCGCCGTTGAGAGAATCCTACGTGTCATTCCgattactttttataaaaatagtaatagTAAAGACCCTAAGTTGCCGGAGTTGAAGAAATGTGTAAAAAAAGATTACACAAGGGATGTTTGGTCGGGTCGGTGGACCCGACCCGGAAAGTTTAAAGAATGCCCGGTTGGAAATGATGGTAGGTACCGGTGTTTGAAGAGTAACTATCCGTGTAAAAAGCCATGGTGTGATGGACCTTTAGGATCCGTTGAGAGTAACGGGTGGGTTTATTCGACCCATTGTTCGTTCAAGTTATTCGATTCGAAATCCGCTTGGGATTGTTTGAGTAACCGGTGGTTGTTTTTCTGGGGTGATTCGAATCATTGCGATACGATTCGAAACATGCTTAATTTCGTACTGAATTACGAAATTAAAACGGTTCCGAGGTTGTTCgatatgaacatcactaaccctCGTGACCCGAGACAAACGTTTCGGGTCACAAGCGTTTTCAACGGGCATTATAATCACACGGGGAATTATCAAGGGTTGAATTCTTTATACAATGATGAGTATAAAGAATATTTGAAAGGGTACTTTTCGGGCCACATTGTGCCCGACACATTAGTCATGAATTCGGGCTTACACGATGGGGTTTATTGGCCCAATTTGAGGAGGTTTATAAAGGGTGCACATGATGCAGCTAAATTTTGGGCTGAGGTTATGGACGGAGTGCGACGGAGGAATGTGGTAGTTCCGGAGGTGGTGTACCGGACCACCGTGGCAACGGGTGGTTACGCTCGGAGACTAGTATTTAACCCGAACAAAATGGAGGCGTTTAATGGTGTATTTGTTGATAAATTGAGGAAATTTGGAGTGATTGATTATGTGGTGGATCATTTTGATATGACATATCCATGGCATTATGATAACCGGTGTAATGACGGGGTGCATTACGGCAGAGCTCCGGCGAAGATGAGGTGGAGGGATGGTCAAATTGGGCACCAATATTTTGTGGATTTAATGTTGTGTCATGTGTTGTTGAATGTATTGTGTTCAAAATAG